One region of Cucurbita pepo subsp. pepo cultivar mu-cu-16 chromosome LG03, ASM280686v2, whole genome shotgun sequence genomic DNA includes:
- the LOC111790712 gene encoding beta-galactosidase 1 gives MGHVMVVLWCLFGVFSVHASVSYDSKAIIINGQRRILISGSIHYPRSTPEMWPDLIHKAKEGGLDVVETYVFWNGHEPEQGKYYFGGSYDLVRFVKLVQQAGLYVHLRIGPYVCAEWNFGGFPVWLKYIPGISFRTDNAPFKFHMQRFTKKIVDMMKAERLYESQGGPIILSQIENEYGPMEYELGAPGKAYSTWAAQMALGLGTGVPWVMCKQDDAPDPIINTCNGFYCDYFSPNKAYKPKMWTEAWTGWFTQFGGAVPHRPAEDMAFAVARFIQKGGSFINYYMYHGGTNFGRTAGGPFIATSYDYDAPIDEYGLLRQPKWGHLKDLHRAIKLCEPALVSGNPIVTRLGNYQEAHVFKSKSGACAAFLSNYNPRSYATVSFGNMHYNIPPWSISILPDCKNTVYNTARVGAQTARMKMSPVPMHGSFLWQAYNEEPASYNDKEFTTVGLLEQINTTRDATDYLWYTTDVHIDANEGFLRSGKYPVLTILSAGHAMHVFVNGQLAGTAYGSLDFPKLTFSKGVNLRAGNNKIALLSIAVGLPNVGPHFEMWNAGILGPVNLNGLDKGRRDLTWQKWTYKIGLDGEARSLHSLSGSSSVEWMQGSFVARRQPLTWFKTTFNAPAGNSPLALDMSSMSKGQIWLNGQSLGRYWPAYKASGSCGYCDYTGTYNEKKCSSNCGEASQKWYHVPRSWLNPTGNLLVVFEEWGGDPNGIRLVRRDVDSVCVDINEWQPTLVNWQLQASGKVNKPLRPKAHLSCGPGQKISSVKFASFGTPEGECGSFREGSCHAHHSYDVFQRTCVGQNMCTVTVAPEMFGGDPCPNVMKKLSVEVVCS, from the exons ATGGGGCATGTCATGGTGGTTCTTTGGTGTTTATTTGGTGTTTTTTCTGTTCATGCCTCTGTTTCTTATGACTCCAAGGCTATTATCATTAATGGGCAGAGGAGGATACTCATTTCAGGCTCCATTCATTACCCCAGAAGCACCCCTGAg ATGTGGCCAGATCTTATTCACAAGGCCAAGGAAGGTGGTCTAGATGTTGTTGAAACCTATGTCTTCTGGAATGGACATGAGCCTGAACAAGGAAAA TACTACTTTGGGGGGAGCTATGATCTTGTTAGGTTTGTGAAGCTGGTGCAGCAAGCTGGGCTTTATGTTCATCTCAGGATTGGACCTTATGTTTGTGCTGAATGGAACTTTGG TGGGTTTCCTGTTTGGTTGAAGTACATTCCTGGTATCAGTTTTAGAACAGATAATGCTCCTTTTAAG TTTCATATGCAAAGATTTACCAAGAAAATTGTGGATATGATGAAAGCTGAGAGGCTATATGAATCTCAAGGTGGTCCTATAATTTTATCTCAG ATTGAGAATGAATATGGACCTATGGAATATGAACTCGGTGCACCCGGAAAAGCGTACTCGACGTGGGCTGCACAAATGGCTTTGGGACTTGGTACTGGTGTTCCATGGGTCATGTGTAAGCAAGATGATGCCCCTGATCCTATT ATTAACACCTGCAACGGTTTCTATTGCGATTATTTCTCACCGAACAAAGCTTATAAACCGAAGATGTGGACGGAAGCCTGGACTGGATG GTTTACTCAGTTCGGAGGTGCGGTTCCTCATAGACCGGCCGAAGACATGGCCTTTGCCGTTGCGAGATTCATTCAGAAGGGAGGATCATTCATTAACTACTATATG TATCACGGTGGAACGAATTTTGGACGAACTGCTGGTGGTCCCTTCATCGCTACGAGTTATGATTATGATGCTCCGATTGACGAATACG GCTTATTGAGGCAACCGAAATGGGGTCATCTGAAAGATCTGCATCGAGCCATTAAACTTTGTGAGCCAGCTCTTGTGTCTGGAAATCCGATCGTGACACGACTCGGGAATTATCAAGAG GCTCATgtattcaaatcaaaatccGGTGCTTGTGCTGCGTTCCTTTCGAACTACAACCCAAGATCTTACGCAACGGTGTCGTTCGGTAACATGCACTACAATATTCCGCCTTGGTCTATTAGCATTCTCCCAGACTGTAAAAACACAGTATACAATACTGCAAGG GTCGGTGCCCAAACGGCAAGAATGAAGATGTCGCCGGTTCCTATGCACGGAAGTTTCTTATGGCAAGCATACAATGAAGAACCAGCCTCTTACAATGATAAAGAATTTACAACAGTAGGCTTGTTAGAGCAGATAAATACTACAAGGGATGCCACTGATTACTTGTGGTATACAACAGA TGTACATATCGATGCTAATGAAGGATTTTTGAGGAGCGGAAAGTATCCTGTTCTTACTATCTTGTCAGCTGGCCATGCTATGCACGTTTTCGTTAACGGTCAACTAGCAG GAACTGCTTATGGAAGTTTAGACTTCCCTAAGCTAACATTTAGCAAGGGGGTAAACTTAAGGGCAGGGAACAACAAAATTGCTCTTCTAAGTATCGCTGTCGGTCTCCCG AATGTGGGTCCTCATTTTGAGATGTGGAATGCTGGCATTCTCGGCCCGGTTAATCTGAACGGTCTCGACAAGGGCCGAAGAGACTTGACCTGGCAGAAATGGACCTACAAG ATTGGTTTGGATGGAGAAGCAAGGAGTCTTCATTCGCTCAGTGGAAGTTCCTCGGTCGAATGGATGCAGGGATCTTTCGTCGCTCGGAGACAGCCATTGACATGGTTTAAG ACAACGTTCAACGCTCCTGCTGGAAATTCGCCATTGGCGTTGGATATGAGTAGCATGAGTAAAGGACAGATATGGTTAAACGGTCAAAGCCTTGGACGCTACTGGCCAGCTTACAAGGCATCTGGCTCGTGTGGTTACTGTGATTATACCGGTACATACAATGAGAAGAAATGCTCGAGTAACTGTGGTGAGGCGTCTCAGAAATG GTATCACGTCCCTCGTTCTTGGTTAAACCCGACAGGGAACCTGTTGGTTGTGTTTGAAGAATGGGGCGGAGACCCGAACGGGATACGTCTAGTCAGAAGGGATGTAGATAGTGTATGTGTTGATATCAATGAGTGGCAACCAACACTAGTAAACTGGCAGCTGCAAGCCTCAGGTAAAGTCAACAAGCCCTTAAGGCCTAAAGCTCATCTGTCCTGTGGTCCAGGCCAAAAGATTTCGTCGGTCAAGTTCGCCAGCTTCGGAACACCGGAAGGCGAATGTGGAAGTTTCCGGGAAGGAAGCTGCCACGCCCATCATTCGTATGATGTTTTCCAAAGG ACCTGCGTAGGACAGAACATGTGCACGGTAACAGTAGCACCAGAGATGTTTGGAGGAGATCCATGTCCGAACGTGATGAAGAAACTGTCGGTCGAAGTCGTATGCAGCTGA
- the LOC111789879 gene encoding uncharacterized protein LOC111789879 — protein MLTLSATSTSIVASWDTQQRLTYNPNAPRNPNKKPKSLSVSPTSQSTGNATLTATNIRTNQIVSDLLKRRSPGSNEGSKSVEPDGLYLGYEQWLPNPPKVQKPRSVFNAASLAYMGDCIYELYARRHFLFPTLSIEEYNDRVMAVVRCEAQDVLLQKLLNDNFLTEAERDILRWGKNVGSSSKTRTKKRAGAAVYNRASSLETLIGYLYLNNVKRLDEIMKKLGFSTDSSLQLIPEESNSDQPSKSGDEDET, from the exons ATGCTAACTTTATCGGCGACTTCGACGAGCATCGTTGCTTCATGGGACACTCAACAGAGGCTTACGTACAATCCTAATGCCCCAAGAAACCCCAACAAGAAACCCAAATCTCTATCTGTCTCGCCGACCTCCCAATCCACTGGAAATGCTACCTTAACCGCAACGAACATTCGAACCAACCAAATTGTCTCCGACCTCCTCAAGCGTCGCAGTCCCGGCTCAAATGAAG gcAGCAAATCAGTGGAACCAGATGGTCTCTATTTGGGATATGAGCAGTGGTTGCCAAATCCGCCGAAGGTGCAGAAACCCCGATCCGTGTTCAATGCAGCTTCACTAGCATACATGGGTGATTGCATCTATGAG CTATATGCTCGCAGGCACTTTCTATTCCCGACGTTGAGTATCGAAGAATACAATGACCGTGTTATGGCTGTTGTACGTTGTGAAGCACAA GATGTTCTTCTCCAGAAGCTTCTAAATGATAATTTCTTAACAGAGGCAGAGAG GGACATCCTTCGATGGGGAAAAAACGTTGGTTCGTCCTCTAAAACGCGTACAAAAAAACGTGCTGGTGCTGCAGTTTATAACAGAGCATCTTCACTAGAAACCTTA ATCGGTTACCTTTACCTGAACAACGTGAAACGGTTGGATGAAATCATGAAAAAGCTCGGCTTCTCGACTGATTCGTCCTTGCAATTGATTCCAGAGGAATCAAATA GTGACCAACCAAGCAAATCAGGTGATGAAGACGAAACCTGA
- the LOC111791150 gene encoding DEAD-box ATP-dependent RNA helicase 20-like, whose protein sequence is MSRYDSRSSDPTSYRDRRSDSGFGGSTGYSSSVQSSSSKSDHYASEAPRKVDLDGLPHFEKNFYIEAPSVAAMTEREVEEYRQRREITVEGRDVPKPVKSFRDVGFPDYVMQEISKAGFTEPTPIQSQGWPMALKGRDLIGIAETGSGKTLAYLLPAIVHVNAQPILSPGDGPIVLVLAPTRELAVQIQQEATKFGASSKIKNTCIYGGVPKGPQVRDLQKGVEIVIATPGRLIDMMESHHTNLRRVTYLVLDEADRMLDMGFDPQIRKIVSQIRPDRQTLYWSATWPKEVEQLARKFLYNPYKVIIGSPDLKANHAIRQHVDIVPENQKYNKLVKLLEDIMDGSRILIFMDTKKGCDQITRQLRMDGWPALSIHGDKSQAERDWVLSEFRSGKSPIMTATDVAARGLDVKDVKYVINYDFPGSLEDYVHRIGRTGRAGAKGTAYTFFTAANARFAKELIAILEEAGQKVSPELAAMGRGAPPPPSGHGGFRDRGRGYGGGR, encoded by the exons ATGAGTCGCTACGACAGCCGCTCCTCCGATCCCACTTCTTACCGCGACCGTAGAAG TGATTCAGGTTTTGGTGGCTCTACAGGCTATAGCAGTTCAGTTCAATCCTCCTCTAGCAAGAGTGACCATTATGCTTCTGAGGCCCCCAGAAAGGTGGATTTGGATGGATTGCCTCATTTTGAGAAGAACTTCTACATTGAGGCACCATCAGTGGCTGCAATGACAGAGAGAGAGGTTGAGGAGTATCGGCAAAGGAGGGAGATTACTGTAGAAGGTCGTGATGTTCCAAAACCAGTCAAGTCTTTCCGTGATGTTGGGTTTCCTG ATTATGTCATGCAAGAAATTTCCAAAGCTGGCTTCACTGAACCTACTCCTATTCAATCACAAGGATGGCCAATGGCACTCAAAGGTCGAGATCTCATTGGTATTGCTGAAACTGGGTCCGGGAAGACACTTGCATACCTTTTGCCTGCAATTGTACATGTCAATGCACAGCCAATCCTTT CTCCTGGAGATGGTCCCATTGTGTTAGTTCTAGCTCCTACTCGTGAACTTGCCGTTCAAATACAACAAGAAGCTACAAAATTTGGTGCATCATCAAAGATTAAGAACACATGCATATATGGTGGCGTTCCCAAGGGGCCTCAAGTGCGTGATCTTCAGAAAG gaGTTGAAATTGTAATTGCTACACCAGGAAGGTTGATTGATATGATGGAGTCACATCATACAAACTTGCGAAGGGTTACATACCTTGTACTGGATGAGGCTGATCGGATGCTAGATATGGGATTTGACCCTCAAATTCGAAAAATTGTTTCACAG ATTCGGCCCGATAGACAAACTTTGTACTGGAGTGCTACCTGGCCTAAAGAAGTTGAACAATTGGCCAGGAAGTTTCTCTACAATCCATACAAG GTCATCATCGGTTCTCCAGATCTAAAAGCTAATCATGCCATACGCCAACATGTTGATATTGTCCCTGAAAATCAGAAATATAACAA ATTGGTGAAATTGCTAGAGGATATCATGGATGGGAGTCGAATCCTGATCTTTATGGATACGAAGAAAGGATGTGATCAAATTACCCGACAGCTTCGCATGGATGGTTGGCCTGCACTTTCAATTCATGGTGATAAGAGTCAAGCAGAAAGGGATTGGGTTCTCTCAGAATTTAGGTCTGGCAAGAGTCCTATAATGACGGCTACAGATGTTGCTGCTCGTGGTTTAG ATGTGAAGGACGTGAAATATGTTATAAACTATGATTTTCCTGGATCTCTCGAGGATTACGTTCACCGAATTGGTAGAACAGGAAGAGCTGGAGCCAAAGGAACTGCATACACTTTCTTCACCGCTGCTAATGCCAGATTTGCAAAAGAACTTATAGCGATTCTTGAAGAAGCTGGACAGAAGGTAAGTCCTGAACTGGCAGCAATGGGGCGTGGTGCACCTCCTCCTCCCTCAG GTCATGGGGGATTCCGAGATCGTGGAAGGGGCTATGGTGGAGGACGATGA